The following are encoded together in the Bradyrhizobium algeriense genome:
- a CDS encoding crotonase/enoyl-CoA hydratase family protein codes for MERQTQKVICERRGHTLIITIDRPEARNAVDYETSLQMEAALDVLDADRELRVGIITGSSKTFSAGADLKAAAKGESSITERRGGFGAFARPSLKPTIAAVEGFAVGGGFELCLSCDLVVAARSARFGLPEVRHNVVAVGGALFRLPRRIPYNVAMEMAITGLFRTAEDLHALGFVNRLAQEGQALSVALSLAEEVLANGPTAVWASREIMFQSNNWTDEAAWSEQWKIARVALESEDAKEGLRAFAEKRKPHWKGR; via the coding sequence GTGGAGCGCCAGACACAGAAGGTGATTTGCGAGCGTCGCGGTCACACCCTCATCATAACCATCGACCGCCCCGAAGCCCGCAACGCCGTGGACTATGAGACGTCGCTGCAGATGGAAGCCGCCCTGGATGTGCTTGATGCGGATCGCGAACTTCGCGTGGGCATCATTACGGGGTCGAGCAAGACCTTCTCGGCAGGAGCGGACCTCAAAGCGGCCGCCAAAGGGGAGAGCTCGATCACCGAACGCCGCGGCGGCTTCGGTGCTTTTGCCCGCCCCTCGCTCAAGCCGACGATTGCTGCGGTCGAAGGTTTCGCGGTGGGAGGCGGGTTCGAACTTTGCCTATCCTGCGATCTCGTCGTCGCTGCGCGAAGCGCAAGATTCGGACTACCTGAGGTACGCCACAACGTGGTGGCGGTCGGAGGCGCCCTATTTCGGCTTCCCAGGCGGATTCCCTACAATGTCGCTATGGAGATGGCGATCACCGGGCTGTTCAGAACCGCCGAGGATCTTCACGCTCTTGGTTTCGTCAATCGCCTGGCCCAGGAGGGTCAGGCCTTATCCGTTGCGCTTTCGCTTGCCGAAGAAGTTCTTGCCAACGGACCGACCGCCGTATGGGCAAGCCGCGAAATCATGTTTCAGTCCAACAACTGGACTGATGAAGCAGCTTGGAGCGAGCAATGGAAGATTGCCCGGGTTGCGCTCGAGAGTGAGGATGCAAAGGAAGGCCTGCGAGCCTTCGCCGAAAAGCGCAAACCCCATTGGAAG